In Rhodospirillaceae bacterium, the DNA window TAGAAGCCCGAGCAGCCGCTTGCGATCCGCGTTGCCGGTTTCAGCGGCGTTCCATACCCGCTCGAAGTCCCACGCCAGTTCCCGAATGCGCTCCGCCTGCCGCTCGGAGAGCTCGGTGTCGCGCGCCGCGCCGCGGGCCTCGCGTTCCCGGCATGCCTCTTCCAGCTCGCGCAGGCGCTCGTTCCAGTCGGCTTCCAGCGACGCCGCCACCAGCCGGTTGGCGGGGTCGACCTCGAAGAACCTGCGCCGCGCCAGATCGGCCTCGTAGCGCATGGCCTCGATGCGCCTGGCGCGCTGGGCATCGGCCTCGGCGAACTCCACATCGACCTGCTCCTGGACCGCCAGGGCAAGATCGATGTTCTTGCGGTTCATCGCGTCGATCACGAAGCGCGATATCTCGGCGTCGACGAGATCGCCGCGCATGATCTGGCAGGTCTTCCGTCCGTAGCGCGCGAGTTCTTCGTTGCACACGTAGTGGTAGCGCGCCGGCCGGTTGCGATGCGGGAGAGCGTTGTTGTACTGCATGCTCATGCGCCGGCCGCAGTAGCCGCAGAGCACCCGCGACTGCAACAGCGCCGCTCCCTCGCGAGGCGCCGCGGTGCGCGCGGACGATTCCAGGAAGGAGGCGGCGTTGCCTCTCAGGGTCACTCGATTGCGAAGGTACTCGTCCCAATCGATGAAGCCCACATGGGCCTCCTGGATGCAGACCTGCCAGTCCTCCATCGGCACGACGAGGCATCGTGTGGTCCCGTCCGCCTGCCGCTTGACGTTCGTCCGGCCATAGACGTAGGCGCCGGCGTAGCGGGGATTCCTCAGGATGCGGCCGACTTGCGGCACGCGCGGAAGCGCCCAGTTCAGTTCGCCGTTGGCCGGCCCGCTTCGCGGGCGCGCCGGCAGCGCGATGTTCTCGCGGTGCATCCATTTCACCACCGCCATCGCCGACCCCATCCGCCGGAAGCTGTCGAACACCAGACGGACCGCGTCCACGACGGACCGGTCGGGATCGAACACCACCTCGTCCCTGTCGTTGTACGCCAGGCCGACCGGCAACCGCGTCTTCAGCGCGCCGCGCGCGGCGGCGCTGCGCTGGCCGCCGACCATCCGCGCCTTGATCCCCTGAAGCTCGAACTCGCTGAGGGTCCCTTTGACTCCCAGGAGGAGCTTGTCGTTGCCGTCGTTGGGATCGTAGATGCCGGTCTCGTCGAGGATCAGGGTATTGGTGATGC includes these proteins:
- a CDS encoding recombinase family protein, whose product is MSEAEARKVATHHLEREACLYVRQSSLRQVMQNTESRRRQYGLSQRAVALGWAAERIRVIDEDQGKSGAYSGNRSGFRDLMGSIAAGDVGIVLGLEVSRLARDNADWHQLLRIAGITNTLILDETGIYDPNDGNDKLLLGVKGTLSEFELQGIKARMVGGQRSAAARGALKTRLPVGLAYNDRDEVVFDPDRSVVDAVRLVFDSFRRMGSAMAVVKWMHRENIALPARPRSGPANGELNWALPRVPQVGRILRNPRYAGAYVYGRTNVKRQADGTTRCLVVPMEDWQVCIQEAHVGFIDWDEYLRNRVTLRGNAASFLESSARTAAPREGAALLQSRVLCGYCGRRMSMQYNNALPHRNRPARYHYVCNEELARYGRKTCQIMRGDLVDAEISRFVIDAMNRKNIDLALAVQEQVDVEFAEADAQRARRIEAMRYEADLARRRFFEVDPANRLVAASLEADWNERLRELEEACREREARGAARDTELSERQAERIRELAWDFERVWNAAETGNADRKRLLGLLIEDATLTRDGTEVTIGLRMRGGRSLTLEPLQLPRPMAEIRKTPPETVATVDRLLETHGDHGTARELNATGRRNWKGDLYTAAHVGRIRRAYGLPTHTERETKRLRDEGFSTAAEVAGQIGFNERVVRRLGRTATDARVERVIVPTKGQRRYCMYRANFAGKSVPSPEPAS